In Arthrobacter sp. StoSoilB5, one genomic interval encodes:
- a CDS encoding purine-nucleoside phosphorylase: protein MSNTELMNTDPFEAARAAADFIAAETGVESHDVALVLGSGWAEAADLIGETTATLNASEVPGFHQPSVVGHVGTIRSVLTKEGKRALVLGARTHYYEGKGVRSVVHGVRTAAAAGCKTLVLTNGCGGLNEDWTPGTPVLISDHINLTATSPLEGATFVDLTDLYSSRVRQLAREVDPSLQEGVYAQFSGPHYETPAEVQYAKRIGADLVGMSTALEAIAGRHAGMEVFGISLVTNLAAGISPVPLSHAEVLEAGQAAGKRISTLLAEIIAKL, encoded by the coding sequence GTGAGTAACACTGAGCTGATGAACACAGACCCCTTCGAGGCTGCCCGGGCAGCCGCGGACTTCATTGCCGCCGAAACTGGCGTTGAGTCCCACGACGTAGCCTTGGTGCTCGGTTCCGGATGGGCCGAGGCTGCCGATCTCATTGGCGAAACCACCGCCACCCTGAATGCCTCGGAAGTTCCTGGTTTCCATCAACCCTCCGTTGTGGGCCATGTTGGAACCATCCGTTCGGTCCTGACCAAGGAAGGCAAGCGCGCTTTGGTCCTCGGAGCCAGGACGCACTACTACGAAGGCAAGGGTGTCCGGTCTGTAGTCCATGGCGTGCGCACTGCCGCAGCCGCGGGCTGCAAGACGCTGGTCCTCACCAATGGCTGCGGTGGCCTCAACGAGGACTGGACTCCCGGCACGCCTGTACTCATCAGCGACCACATCAATCTGACCGCCACGTCCCCGCTTGAGGGCGCCACTTTCGTGGACCTCACGGACCTCTACTCTTCACGCGTCCGGCAGCTGGCCCGCGAGGTGGATCCCTCCCTGCAGGAGGGCGTCTACGCCCAGTTCAGTGGTCCTCACTACGAGACGCCTGCCGAGGTCCAGTACGCCAAGCGCATCGGCGCGGACCTCGTGGGAATGTCCACGGCTTTGGAAGCCATCGCCGGACGCCATGCAGGCATGGAGGTCTTCGGCATCTCGCTGGTCACCAACCTTGCCGCGGGCATCAGCCCGGTTCCGCTAAGCCACGCCGAGGTCCTCGAAGCCGGCCAAGCGGCTGGCAAACGTATTTCGACGTTGCTTGCGGAGATCATCGCGAAGCTCTAA
- a CDS encoding Ig-like domain-containing protein, whose product MRDAVRERLLSEAALHARTHPADLERALNEGMSTVRRRLVRTWVVVIAAAVLVTAGLVAVRMLLDRPPVVLESIAVSAPTSSLLPEAVLQLSAEATYSDGSRSPLQDGVEWASDNLAVAGITADGQATAVAPGVAGLTATVDGVSGRFELKVTTPGTASLTALRITPGDAEASPGGKVPLVAEGTYSDGSLGKLNVTAVWESRNPDIASVDGDGLVTAVAPGTATISASQDGFQATARITVTTPPPAKLSGLAIEPAELTIKQGQSHQLAAIASYTDGSTKPESNVTWSTSNPKVATVSASGLLTARGLGQVLIEAKHVDADGKEWKAQSKVTVEHAVIAVVVGPAGPHAVEPGATVQLTATVTYSDGKSGKPVITWASSRPIIASVSNGLVRGGPVQGQATITATVDGVSSNGVVVSVGPTIPTQGPVKG is encoded by the coding sequence TTGTCGGAGGCCGCGCTCCATGCCAGGACCCATCCCGCCGACCTGGAGCGTGCCCTGAATGAAGGAATGTCCACTGTTCGGCGAAGGCTGGTCCGGACCTGGGTGGTGGTGATCGCTGCCGCGGTGCTCGTGACAGCCGGGTTGGTGGCGGTCCGCATGCTCCTTGACAGGCCACCCGTAGTGCTGGAGTCCATCGCTGTGAGCGCACCCACCAGCTCGCTCCTCCCCGAGGCCGTCCTTCAGCTGTCGGCCGAAGCAACCTACAGCGACGGCTCACGGAGTCCGCTGCAGGACGGCGTCGAGTGGGCCTCGGACAACCTTGCTGTGGCCGGAATCACCGCTGATGGCCAGGCGACGGCGGTCGCGCCCGGCGTCGCCGGCCTGACAGCAACGGTCGACGGCGTCTCCGGACGCTTCGAGCTCAAGGTCACCACGCCGGGAACGGCCTCGCTGACGGCCCTGCGCATCACTCCAGGCGATGCCGAGGCCAGCCCTGGAGGCAAAGTGCCGCTCGTCGCCGAGGGAACATACAGCGATGGTTCACTCGGGAAGCTAAACGTCACTGCTGTTTGGGAGTCCCGCAATCCTGACATAGCGAGCGTGGACGGTGATGGCCTGGTCACTGCTGTAGCGCCGGGCACAGCCACCATCTCGGCCTCCCAGGACGGGTTCCAGGCCACTGCGCGCATCACTGTCACCACGCCACCACCGGCAAAGCTCTCCGGTTTGGCCATCGAGCCCGCCGAACTGACCATCAAGCAAGGGCAGTCCCACCAATTGGCTGCAATTGCCTCGTACACGGATGGGTCCACCAAACCCGAATCCAACGTGACCTGGTCCACCAGCAACCCGAAGGTCGCAACAGTCTCGGCCTCCGGGCTCCTGACCGCGCGGGGCCTGGGGCAAGTGCTGATCGAAGCCAAGCACGTGGACGCTGATGGGAAGGAATGGAAAGCTCAATCGAAGGTGACGGTGGAGCATGCGGTGATTGCCGTCGTCGTGGGTCCTGCTGGCCCGCACGCAGTCGAACCGGGCGCCACCGTCCAACTGACCGCCACAGTCACGTACAGCGACGGCAAATCCGGGAAGCCCGTCATTACCTGGGCGTCAAGCCGCCCGATCATCGCCTCCGTCAGCAATGGCTTGGTACGGGGAGGCCCCGTGCAAGGCCAGGCAACCATCACAGCCACAGTGGACGGCGTGTCCAGCAACGGGGTAGTGGTCAGCGTTGGTCCAACGATTCCCACCCAAGGGCCGGTAAAGGGCTAA